One window of Streptomyces sp. NBC_00273 genomic DNA carries:
- a CDS encoding maleylpyruvate isomerase family mycothiol-dependent enzyme, producing MASRTRTRTYDPAKIRAAVTAQFAHVVGAVADLGPEQLARPSGLGDWTVAELAGHIAWIADSLAGGLARPPAAVAELSAVEWPFATASLAGKISEAARETLTGAPLPELYDRAAARMAQALAANPGDRVLDLWIGDMTLADFLVTRTVELVVHTDDLNRAAGLDVPIDRQALAACTRLLADALALKAPGGSVEVRVPPFAVVQCVEGPRHTRGTPPNVVETDPLTWIRLATGRTGWATAVDEAHVRASGERADLSALLPLMS from the coding sequence ATGGCATCCAGGACCCGCACCCGAACGTACGACCCCGCGAAGATCCGCGCGGCCGTCACCGCACAGTTCGCGCACGTCGTCGGGGCCGTGGCGGACCTCGGACCCGAACAGCTCGCCCGGCCCAGCGGGCTCGGGGACTGGACCGTGGCCGAACTCGCCGGGCACATCGCCTGGATCGCCGACTCGCTGGCGGGGGGCCTGGCCCGCCCGCCCGCCGCCGTCGCGGAGCTGTCGGCGGTCGAGTGGCCCTTCGCCACCGCCTCCCTCGCCGGGAAGATCTCCGAGGCGGCCCGGGAGACCCTGACCGGGGCCCCGCTGCCCGAGCTGTACGACCGGGCGGCCGCCCGGATGGCGCAGGCGCTCGCGGCGAATCCGGGCGACCGCGTGCTGGACCTGTGGATCGGCGACATGACCCTGGCCGACTTCCTGGTCACCCGGACCGTGGAACTGGTGGTCCACACCGACGACCTGAACCGGGCCGCCGGACTGGACGTCCCGATCGACCGGCAGGCGCTGGCCGCCTGCACCCGGCTGCTCGCCGACGCCCTGGCCCTCAAGGCCCCGGGCGGCTCCGTCGAGGTCCGCGTCCCGCCCTTCGCGGTGGTCCAGTGCGTCGAGGGCCCGCGGCACACCCGCGGCACCCCGCCGAACGTGGTGGAGACCGACCCGCTGACCTGGATCCGGCTCGCCACCGGCCGTACGGGCTGGGCCACCGCCGTCGACGAGGCCCACGTACGGGCCAGTGGCGAGCGGGCCGATCTGTCGGCGCTGCTCCCGCTGATGAGCTGA
- a CDS encoding putative leader peptide, which produces MGIRTGSRPMQPLGDRTVTLVERRHVDLVRVASAICRCSA; this is translated from the coding sequence ATGGGCATTCGTACAGGCTCTCGCCCCATGCAGCCTCTCGGTGACCGTACCGTCACCCTCGTCGAGCGCCGGCACGTGGACCTTGTCCGTGTCGCGAGCGCCATCTGTCGCTGTTCTGCGTAG
- the purL gene encoding phosphoribosylformylglycinamidine synthase subunit PurL translates to MSLDTVKNATETPDASQPWKELGLKEDEYARIREILGRRPTGAELAMYSVMWSEHCSYKSSKVHLKQFGEKAPQNDAMLVGIGENAGVVDVGQGYAVTFKVESHNHPSYIEPYQGAATGIGGIVRDILAMGARPVAVVDPLRFGAADHPDTRRVLPGVVAGIGGYGNCLGLPNIGGEVVFDACYQGNPLVNAGCIGVMKHEDIHLAKASGPGNKVILYGARTGGDGIGGVSVLASETFDDTKPTKRPAVQVGDPFQEKLLIECTLEIFKEKLVAGIQDLGGAGLSCATSELASAGSGGMRVELDTVPLRDATLSPEEILMSESQERMCAIVEPQHVDRFMEICEKWDVIATVIGEVTEGERLEIFWHGEQIVDVPPGTVAHEGPVYNRPYARPSWQDALQADDAGKLPRPQTSEELRAQVLALVSSPNQASKSWVTDQYDRFVQGNTVLSQPEDAGMVRIDEESNLGVAMATDGNGRFAKLDPYTGAQLALAESYRNVAATGAKPLAISDCLNFGSPEDPDVMWQFAEACRGLADGCLELGTPVTGGNVSLYNQTGDTAIHPTPVVAVLGVIDDVNRRTPMAFKEAGQLLYLLGDTAEEFGGSAWSQVVHDHLGGMPPKVDLGREKLLAEILISASRDGMIDAAHDLSDGGVIQALTESCLRGGNGARIVVPEGLDAFTFLFSESAGRAIVAVPRSEELRFTDMCGARGLPVARIGVVDGEEIEVQGEFTLPLAELREAHETTIPALLA, encoded by the coding sequence ATGAGCCTCGACACCGTCAAGAACGCCACCGAAACCCCGGACGCCTCCCAGCCCTGGAAGGAACTCGGCCTCAAGGAGGACGAGTACGCCCGGATCCGGGAGATCCTCGGCCGCCGCCCCACGGGCGCCGAGCTCGCCATGTACTCGGTCATGTGGTCCGAGCACTGCTCGTACAAGAGCAGCAAGGTCCACCTGAAGCAGTTCGGTGAGAAGGCCCCCCAGAACGACGCCATGCTCGTCGGCATCGGCGAGAACGCCGGCGTCGTCGACGTCGGCCAGGGCTACGCGGTCACCTTCAAGGTCGAGTCGCACAACCACCCGTCGTACATCGAGCCCTACCAGGGCGCGGCCACCGGCATCGGCGGCATCGTCCGCGACATCCTCGCGATGGGCGCCCGCCCGGTCGCGGTCGTGGACCCGCTGCGCTTCGGCGCTGCCGACCACCCCGACACCCGGCGCGTCCTGCCCGGCGTCGTCGCGGGCATCGGCGGCTACGGCAACTGCCTGGGCCTGCCCAACATCGGCGGCGAGGTCGTCTTCGACGCCTGCTACCAGGGCAACCCGCTGGTCAACGCCGGCTGCATCGGCGTGATGAAGCACGAGGACATCCACCTCGCCAAGGCCTCCGGCCCCGGCAACAAGGTCATCCTCTACGGCGCCCGCACCGGCGGCGACGGCATCGGCGGCGTCTCGGTCCTCGCGTCCGAGACCTTCGACGACACCAAGCCCACCAAGCGCCCCGCCGTGCAGGTCGGCGACCCCTTCCAGGAGAAGCTCCTCATCGAGTGCACCCTGGAGATCTTCAAGGAGAAGCTGGTCGCGGGCATCCAGGACCTCGGCGGCGCCGGGCTCTCCTGCGCGACCTCCGAGCTCGCCTCCGCCGGTTCCGGCGGCATGCGGGTCGAGCTGGACACCGTGCCGCTGCGCGACGCGACGCTCTCGCCCGAGGAAATCCTCATGAGCGAGTCGCAGGAGCGCATGTGCGCGATCGTCGAGCCGCAGCACGTCGACCGCTTCATGGAGATCTGCGAGAAGTGGGACGTCATCGCCACCGTCATCGGTGAGGTGACCGAGGGCGAGCGCCTGGAGATCTTCTGGCACGGCGAGCAGATCGTGGACGTGCCCCCGGGCACCGTCGCCCACGAGGGCCCCGTCTACAACCGCCCCTACGCGCGCCCCTCCTGGCAGGACGCGCTCCAGGCGGACGACGCGGGCAAGCTGCCGCGGCCGCAGACCTCCGAGGAGCTGCGCGCGCAGGTCCTGGCCCTGGTCTCGTCCCCGAACCAGGCGTCCAAGTCGTGGGTGACCGACCAGTACGACCGCTTCGTACAGGGCAACACGGTGCTCTCCCAGCCCGAGGACGCCGGCATGGTCCGCATCGACGAGGAGTCCAACCTCGGCGTCGCCATGGCCACCGACGGCAACGGCCGCTTCGCCAAGCTCGACCCGTACACGGGCGCGCAGCTGGCGCTGGCGGAGTCGTACCGCAACGTGGCGGCGACCGGCGCCAAGCCGCTGGCCATCTCCGACTGCCTGAACTTCGGTTCCCCCGAGGACCCGGACGTCATGTGGCAGTTCGCCGAGGCCTGCCGCGGTCTGGCGGACGGCTGCCTGGAGCTGGGCACCCCGGTGACCGGCGGCAACGTCTCGCTCTACAACCAGACGGGCGACACCGCGATCCACCCGACCCCGGTCGTGGCGGTCCTCGGTGTGATCGACGACGTCAACCGCCGTACGCCGATGGCCTTCAAGGAGGCCGGCCAGCTGCTGTACCTGCTGGGCGACACGGCCGAGGAGTTCGGCGGTTCGGCCTGGTCGCAGGTCGTCCACGACCACCTCGGCGGCATGCCGCCGAAGGTGGACCTGGGCCGCGAGAAGCTGCTCGCCGAGATCCTGATCTCGGCCTCGCGCGACGGCATGATCGACGCCGCGCACGACCTGTCCGACGGCGGCGTGATCCAGGCGCTCACCGAGTCCTGCCTGCGCGGCGGCAACGGTGCCCGGATCGTGGTGCCCGAGGGCCTGGACGCCTTCACCTTCCTGTTCTCCGAGTCCGCGGGCCGGGCCATCGTGGCCGTCCCGCGCAGCGAGGAGCTCCGCTTCACCGACATGTGCGGTGCGCGCGGCCTGCCGGTCGCCCGCATCGGTGTGGTGGACGGCGAGGAGATCGAGGTCCAGGGCGAGTTCACCCTCCCCCTGGCCGAGCTCCGCGAGGCCCACGAGACGACCATCCCGGCGCTGCTGGCCTGA
- a CDS encoding META domain-containing protein, producing MVEPLHHPVRPRDMPTFRHVPAPTALALVLVLALALAGCGRAEDGRSARLPDPVGSWAVESLTTGGRTLHAPETAHLDIGRNQVKGNYGCNGFTAVAAFAGSSAVTVTPGASTTMACADMEFETAFAKLFQGKLTIDRGPDRLTLKTADGSTIAMTSAPAVTDAPLTTTEWTVESLVSGGTAASLPGEAAGKARFTIAPDLAVSGNLGCNRFSARATVDGSTVTFGPLTSTKMACEGPVGEVERTLTELFGSGPLTAKIEGRTLTLTAPDGKGLTAKAASAAE from the coding sequence ATGGTGGAACCACTGCACCACCCGGTCCGTCCCAGGGACATGCCCACCTTCCGGCACGTCCCCGCCCCCACGGCCCTGGCCCTCGTCCTCGTCCTCGCGCTCGCCCTGGCCGGCTGCGGCCGGGCCGAGGACGGCCGCAGCGCCCGGCTGCCCGACCCGGTGGGTTCCTGGGCCGTCGAGTCCCTGACCACGGGTGGCCGCACCCTGCACGCGCCCGAGACCGCCCACCTCGACATCGGCCGGAACCAGGTCAAGGGCAACTACGGCTGCAACGGCTTCACCGCGGTGGCGGCCTTCGCCGGTTCCTCCGCGGTGACCGTCACGCCCGGCGCCTCGACCACCATGGCCTGCGCGGACATGGAGTTCGAGACGGCCTTCGCCAAGCTGTTCCAGGGCAAGTTGACGATCGACCGGGGTCCCGACCGGCTCACCCTGAAGACCGCCGACGGGAGCACCATCGCCATGACGTCGGCGCCCGCGGTCACGGACGCCCCGCTCACCACGACCGAGTGGACCGTGGAGTCCCTGGTCAGCGGTGGGACCGCGGCCTCCCTGCCCGGCGAGGCGGCCGGGAAGGCACGGTTCACCATCGCCCCGGACCTCGCCGTGAGCGGCAACCTCGGCTGCAACCGGTTCAGCGCCCGGGCCACCGTCGACGGCTCCACGGTCACCTTCGGGCCGCTGACCTCGACCAAGATGGCCTGCGAGGGACCGGTGGGCGAGGTGGAGCGGACGCTGACCGAGCTGTTCGGCAGCGGCCCGCTCACCGCGAAGATCGAGGGCCGGACCCTCACCCTCACCGCACCCGACGGCAAGGGCCTGACCGCGAAGGCGGCCTCCGCCGCCGAGTGA
- the purQ gene encoding phosphoribosylformylglycinamidine synthase subunit PurQ yields the protein MTTRIGVVTFPGTLDDRDSLRAVRLAGAEPVSLWHRDKDLHQVDAVVLAGGFSYGDYLRAGAISRFSPVMETIIEQAKGGMPVLGICNGFQVLTEAHLLPGAMLRNNHLHFICRDQKLRVENAETAWTGDYTAGQEISVPLKNMDGRYTADERTLDELEAEGRVAFRYLDGNPNGSLRDIAGITNAAGNIVGLMPHPEHAVEPLIGTGRTDGLPFFTSVLKKLVSA from the coding sequence GTGACCACTCGCATCGGAGTCGTCACGTTCCCCGGAACGCTCGACGACCGTGACTCGCTGCGCGCCGTCCGCCTCGCGGGGGCCGAGCCGGTCTCGCTGTGGCACCGCGACAAGGACCTGCACCAGGTCGACGCGGTCGTCCTCGCGGGCGGCTTCTCCTACGGGGACTACCTGCGCGCCGGGGCCATCTCCCGCTTCTCGCCGGTGATGGAGACCATCATCGAGCAGGCCAAGGGCGGCATGCCCGTCCTGGGCATCTGCAACGGCTTCCAGGTCCTCACCGAGGCCCACCTGCTGCCGGGGGCGATGCTCCGGAACAACCACCTGCACTTCATCTGCCGCGACCAGAAGCTGCGGGTGGAGAACGCGGAGACCGCGTGGACCGGCGACTACACCGCCGGCCAGGAGATCTCCGTACCGCTCAAGAACATGGACGGCCGCTACACCGCCGACGAGCGCACGCTCGACGAACTGGAGGCCGAGGGCCGAGTGGCCTTCCGCTACCTGGACGGCAACCCGAACGGTTCGCTGCGCGACATCGCAGGCATCACCAATGCCGCGGGCAACATCGTCGGCCTCATGCCGCACCCCGAGCACGCGGTCGAGCCGCTGATCGGGACGGGCCGCACCGACGGCCTCCCGTTCTTCACCTCGGTCCTGAAGAAGCTGGTCAGCGCATGA
- the purM gene encoding phosphoribosylformylglycinamidine cyclo-ligase: MTEKTTGASYAAAGVDIEAGDRAVELMKEWVKKTQRPEVLGGLGGFAGLFDASALKRYERPLLASATDGVGTKVDIARQLGVYDTIGHDLVAMVMDDIVVCGAEPLFMTDYICVGKVHPERVAAIVKGIAEGCVLAGCALVGGETAEHPGLLGPDDFDVAGAGTGVVEYDRLLGADRIRTGDAVIAMASSGLHSNGYSLVRHVLFERAKMSLEQHVEELGRTLGEELLEPTKIYSLDCMALTRTAEVHAYSHITGGGLAANLARVIPDHLHATVDRSTWAPGAIFDLVGKAGQVEQLELEKTLNMGVGMMAVVPQESVDVALTALADRGVDAWVAGEILDRGDHTEGATMTGSYAS; this comes from the coding sequence ATGACAGAGAAGACCACCGGTGCCAGCTACGCAGCCGCAGGCGTGGACATCGAAGCGGGCGACCGCGCCGTCGAGCTGATGAAGGAGTGGGTGAAGAAGACGCAGCGCCCCGAGGTCCTCGGCGGCCTCGGCGGCTTCGCCGGCCTCTTCGACGCCTCCGCCCTCAAGCGCTACGAGCGCCCGCTGCTCGCCTCGGCCACCGACGGCGTCGGCACCAAGGTGGACATCGCCCGCCAGCTCGGCGTGTACGACACCATCGGCCACGACCTGGTGGCGATGGTCATGGACGACATCGTCGTCTGTGGTGCCGAGCCGCTCTTCATGACCGACTACATCTGCGTCGGCAAGGTGCACCCCGAGCGTGTCGCGGCGATCGTCAAGGGCATCGCCGAGGGCTGTGTCCTCGCCGGATGCGCCCTGGTGGGCGGCGAGACCGCAGAGCACCCCGGCCTGCTGGGTCCGGACGACTTCGACGTGGCCGGTGCCGGAACGGGCGTCGTCGAGTACGACCGCCTGCTCGGCGCGGATCGCATCCGTACGGGTGACGCCGTCATCGCGATGGCGTCGTCCGGCCTTCACTCGAACGGGTACTCGCTGGTCCGCCACGTCCTCTTCGAGCGCGCCAAGATGTCGCTGGAGCAGCACGTGGAGGAGCTCGGCCGCACGCTCGGCGAGGAGCTCCTGGAGCCCACCAAGATCTACTCGCTGGACTGCATGGCCCTCACCCGTACGGCCGAGGTGCACGCCTACTCGCACATCACCGGCGGTGGCCTCGCGGCGAACCTGGCCCGGGTCATCCCGGACCACCTGCACGCCACGGTCGACCGTTCGACCTGGGCGCCCGGCGCCATCTTCGACCTGGTCGGCAAGGCCGGTCAGGTGGAGCAGCTGGAGCTGGAGAAGACCCTGAACATGGGCGTCGGCATGATGGCCGTCGTTCCGCAGGAGTCGGTGGACGTGGCGCTGACCGCGCTGGCCGACCGGGGTGTCGACGCATGGGTCGCCGGAGAGATCCTGGACCGCGGCGACCACACCGAAGGCGCGACCATGACCGGTTCCTACGCGAGCTGA
- a CDS encoding histone-like nucleoid-structuring protein Lsr2 produces MAQRVVVTLSDDIDGGEATETVVFALDGKSYEIDLNAANAKKLRKGLAPFVAAGRRQSRSGKAFKHTAVAPDPAVVRAWARSNQFEVPPRGRIPKKIYEAYNEAH; encoded by the coding sequence GTGGCGCAGCGCGTAGTAGTCACGCTCTCCGACGACATCGATGGCGGAGAAGCGACGGAAACGGTCGTGTTCGCTCTGGACGGAAAGTCCTACGAGATCGACCTCAATGCGGCGAACGCAAAGAAACTACGGAAGGGCCTCGCCCCCTTCGTGGCCGCCGGCCGTCGCCAGTCGCGCTCGGGGAAGGCCTTCAAGCACACCGCCGTCGCCCCGGACCCGGCGGTCGTCCGCGCCTGGGCCCGGTCGAACCAGTTCGAGGTGCCCCCGCGCGGGCGCATCCCGAAGAAGATCTACGAGGCCTACAACGAGGCCCACTGA
- the purS gene encoding phosphoribosylformylglycinamidine synthase subunit PurS, whose translation MARVVVDVMLKPEILDPQGQAVQRALPRLGFEGIADVRQGKRFELEVEGPVDQAALDRIHKMAETFLANTVIEDFTVKVEA comes from the coding sequence ATGGCACGCGTCGTAGTCGACGTCATGCTCAAGCCGGAGATCCTCGACCCCCAGGGCCAGGCGGTGCAGCGTGCACTGCCGCGCCTGGGATTCGAAGGGATCGCCGACGTCCGCCAGGGGAAGCGCTTCGAGCTCGAGGTGGAGGGACCGGTCGACCAGGCCGCCCTCGACCGCATCCACAAGATGGCCGAAACGTTCCTCGCCAACACCGTCATCGAAGACTTCACCGTGAAGGTCGAGGCCTGA
- a CDS encoding sulfatase-like hydrolase/transferase, with amino-acid sequence MTSYEPNLSRRAFGGAVGVSAAAAAVGLGAAPAAASPAAGDGQNLPQEREFRAGRPRPSRRPNILFVLGDDLGWADLSSYGSPHIKTPNLDRLARQGVRFTDAYSGSATCSPTRFSLYTGRYPGRTTGGLAEPIADKSVGLDPTHPTLASLLKSAGYSTALIGKWHAGYLPDYSPTRSGWDEFFGNFGGALEYYSKLGLGGEYDLYEGDAEYKDLRYYTRIITERASEYVSRDHHGKPWLLNLNFTTPHWPWIADGDTEQSAEIVRRIKAGDGRALWHQDGGSVEKYKEMVEDLDRSIGKVLAALKRSGQEEDTLVVFSSDNGGERFSYNWPLSGNKASLQEGGIRVPNIARWPARLDGGQVSHVPVFSPDWTATLLELAGARPDRAHPLDGVSLAGYLLRGEKVAERDLFWRVRGERALRRGDWKYYRGKAGKDQLFNLSGDVREQADKAAAEPARLAQLRAAWEKVDAGLLPYPG; translated from the coding sequence GTGACCTCGTACGAACCCAACCTGTCCCGGCGCGCCTTCGGCGGTGCGGTCGGCGTGAGCGCGGCCGCCGCGGCGGTGGGACTGGGCGCCGCCCCGGCCGCCGCCTCCCCGGCCGCCGGGGACGGGCAGAACCTGCCGCAGGAGCGGGAGTTCCGGGCCGGGCGGCCCCGGCCGTCCCGCCGGCCGAACATCCTGTTCGTCCTCGGCGACGACCTGGGCTGGGCCGACCTCTCCTCGTACGGCTCCCCGCACATCAAGACCCCGAACCTGGACCGCCTCGCCCGCCAGGGCGTCCGGTTCACGGACGCCTACTCGGGCTCCGCGACCTGCTCGCCGACCCGGTTCAGCCTCTACACCGGGCGCTACCCGGGCCGAACCACGGGCGGACTGGCCGAGCCGATCGCCGACAAGTCGGTCGGCCTGGACCCCACGCACCCGACGCTGGCCTCGCTGCTGAAGTCCGCGGGCTACTCCACCGCGTTGATCGGCAAGTGGCACGCGGGCTACCTGCCCGACTACAGCCCGACCAGGTCCGGCTGGGACGAGTTCTTCGGCAACTTCGGCGGCGCCCTGGAGTACTACTCCAAGCTGGGCCTGGGCGGTGAGTACGACCTGTACGAGGGCGACGCCGAGTACAAGGACCTGCGCTACTACACCCGGATCATCACCGAGCGGGCGAGCGAGTACGTCTCCCGCGACCACCACGGCAAGCCGTGGCTGCTGAACCTCAACTTCACCACCCCGCACTGGCCGTGGATCGCCGACGGGGACACCGAGCAGAGCGCCGAGATCGTCCGACGGATCAAGGCGGGCGACGGGCGCGCCCTGTGGCACCAGGACGGCGGCTCGGTCGAGAAGTACAAGGAGATGGTCGAGGACCTCGACCGCTCGATCGGCAAGGTGCTGGCGGCGCTGAAGCGTTCCGGCCAGGAGGAGGACACCCTCGTGGTCTTCTCCAGCGACAACGGCGGCGAGCGCTTCTCGTACAACTGGCCGCTGTCCGGCAACAAGGCCTCCCTCCAGGAGGGCGGGATCCGGGTGCCCAACATCGCGCGCTGGCCCGCCCGGCTGGACGGCGGGCAGGTCAGCCACGTCCCGGTGTTCAGCCCGGACTGGACGGCGACGCTGCTGGAGCTGGCCGGGGCGCGGCCCGACCGGGCCCACCCGCTGGACGGGGTGAGCCTGGCCGGGTACCTGCTGCGCGGCGAGAAGGTGGCCGAGCGGGACCTGTTCTGGCGGGTCCGGGGCGAGCGGGCGCTGCGCCGCGGGGACTGGAAGTACTACCGCGGCAAGGCGGGCAAGGACCAGCTGTTCAACCTGTCCGGGGACGTCCGCGAGCAGGCCGACAAGGCCGCCGCGGAGCCGGCCCGGCTGGCGCAGCTGCGGGCGGCCTGGGAGAAGGTGGACGCCGGGCTGCTGCCCTACCCGGGCTGA
- a CDS encoding DUF3073 domain-containing protein — protein sequence MGRGRAKAKQTKVARQLKYSSGGTDLSRLANELGASTVEPLPVSEPVEVDDDELDEDDPYARYADLYNTDDDDEDEESGPSSQRRGA from the coding sequence GGCAAAGGCCAAGCAGACGAAGGTCGCCCGCCAGCTGAAGTACAGCAGCGGCGGGACTGACCTCTCGCGTCTGGCCAACGAGCTGGGCGCATCGACCGTAGAACCGCTGCCTGTCAGCGAGCCGGTCGAGGTAGACGACGACGAGCTGGACGAGGACGACCCGTACGCTCGGTACGCGGACCTCTACAACACGGATGACGACGACGAGGACGAAGAGTCCGGGCCGTCGTCACAGCGTCGCGGCGCTTGA
- the purF gene encoding amidophosphoribosyltransferase: MPRGDGRLNHDLLPGEKGPQDACGVFGVWAPGEEVAKLTYFGLYALQHRGQESAGIAVSNGSQILVFKDMGLVSQVFDETSLGSLQGHIAVGHARYSTTGASVWENAQPTFRATAHGSIALGHNGNLVNTAELAEMVADLPRQDGRATQVAATNDTDLVTALLAGQTDDEGKPLTIEESAAKVLPQVKGAFSLVFMDEGTLYTARDPQGIRPLVLGRLERGWVVASETAALDICGASFVREVEPGELIAIDENGLRTSRFAEAKPKGCVFEYVYLARPDTDIAGRNVYLSRVEMGRRLAKEAPVDADLVIATPESGTPAAVGYAEASGIPYGSGLVKNAYVGRTFIQPSQTIRQLGIRLKLNPLKEVIRGKRLVVVDDSIVRGNTQRALVKMLREAGAAEVHIRISSPPVKWPCFFGIDFATRAELIANGMTVDEIATSLGADSLSYISLDAMVEATTIQKPNLCRACFDGEYPMELPDPQLLGKQLLESELAGGTDAADALRRP, encoded by the coding sequence GTGCCTCGTGGTGATGGACGACTCAACCACGACCTGCTCCCCGGCGAAAAGGGCCCCCAGGACGCTTGCGGCGTCTTCGGTGTCTGGGCTCCGGGTGAAGAGGTCGCCAAGCTCACCTACTTCGGACTGTATGCCCTGCAGCACCGTGGACAAGAGTCCGCGGGAATCGCTGTGAGCAACGGTTCCCAGATCCTCGTCTTCAAGGACATGGGCCTCGTTTCCCAAGTCTTCGACGAAACCTCTCTCGGCTCGCTCCAAGGTCATATCGCGGTCGGTCACGCCCGCTATTCGACCACCGGGGCCTCCGTCTGGGAGAACGCCCAGCCGACCTTCCGTGCGACCGCCCACGGCTCCATTGCCCTGGGTCACAACGGCAACCTGGTGAACACCGCCGAGCTTGCCGAGATGGTCGCCGACCTCCCCCGTCAGGACGGCCGTGCCACCCAGGTGGCCGCCACCAATGACACCGACCTGGTCACCGCCCTGCTCGCCGGTCAGACCGACGACGAGGGCAAGCCCCTGACCATCGAGGAGTCGGCCGCCAAGGTCCTGCCTCAGGTCAAGGGCGCCTTCTCCCTCGTCTTCATGGACGAGGGGACCCTCTACACCGCCCGTGACCCGCAGGGCATCCGCCCGCTGGTCCTCGGCCGCCTGGAGCGCGGCTGGGTGGTCGCGAGCGAGACCGCCGCCCTCGACATCTGCGGCGCCAGCTTCGTCCGCGAGGTCGAGCCGGGCGAGCTCATCGCGATCGACGAGAACGGTCTGCGCACCTCTCGATTCGCGGAAGCGAAGCCCAAGGGCTGTGTCTTCGAGTACGTCTACCTGGCGCGCCCGGACACCGACATCGCCGGCCGGAACGTCTACCTCTCGCGTGTCGAGATGGGCCGGCGCCTGGCCAAGGAAGCCCCGGTCGACGCCGATCTGGTGATAGCGACGCCGGAATCCGGCACGCCCGCCGCCGTCGGGTACGCCGAAGCCAGCGGGATTCCGTACGGATCCGGCCTGGTCAAGAACGCCTACGTGGGTCGGACCTTCATCCAGCCCTCGCAGACGATCCGCCAGCTCGGCATCCGGCTCAAGCTCAACCCCCTCAAGGAAGTCATCCGGGGCAAGCGCCTGGTGGTCGTCGACGACTCGATCGTCCGCGGCAACACCCAGCGCGCCCTGGTCAAGATGCTCCGCGAGGCCGGCGCGGCGGAGGTCCACATCCGGATCTCCTCGCCGCCGGTGAAGTGGCCGTGCTTCTTCGGCATCGACTTCGCCACCCGGGCCGAGCTGATCGCCAACGGCATGACGGTCGACGAGATCGCCACCTCCCTGGGCGCGGACTCGCTCTCGTACATCTCGCTCGACGCGATGGTCGAGGCGACCACGATCCAGAAGCCCAACCTCTGCCGTGCCTGCTTCGACGGCGAGTACCCGATGGAGCTGCCCGACCCGCAGCTCCTGGGCAAGCAGCTGCTGGAGTCCGAGCTCGCGGGCGGCACGGACGCCGCCGACGCGCTCCGCCGCCCGTAG